The Paenibacillus sp. FSL H7-0357 nucleotide sequence CTTTGTACAGCGCAAATTCAGGGTCGATTAGGCCGCGTTTGTACCAGTCGGCCAGCTTGGCCAATGCTTCTTTGGTTTCCGGTGCAACTGACCCGTAAACAATCTCGCCGCTGCCCGTTCTGATCCAGTTGGTAGGAAAAGCGTGAAAGGCGCTGAACACGGAGTCTAAGCCATTCACATGCGGCTTGGTTCCGTACACGATATTTTTGTAAGCGCTAAGCCCCAGCGTATCCCGTTTACCGTTGCCGTCAGGGTCCCGTTCAACAAACGCCTTCGCGATGGCTTCAATATCCTCAAAGGTCCGTGGAGCCGGAAGCTCCAGCTTGTCGAGCCAATCCTGGCGGATCCAGAGCAGCGACAGGGAATCCGCATTGATCGCCACATTCGGCAGCCCGTACAGCTTACCGTTGCGGGAGGCATCGCCAAGCGCCTCGCCTTTGGTCGAATCATACATATCCTTAATCAGCTCTGAGCCGTATTGCTCGTATGTTGCGGTCAGATCCGCAATCATATCGCTGTCGATCAATTTTTTTAATTGATCCCTGTCCACCACCACGGCATCGGGCAAATCATTGCTGTCGATAGCCAGCTGCACTTTTTGATTAAACGGCTCCTCGCCTTTTGCCTCCCAGGAGTGGATAACCCTGATGTTCGTGAGGCTCTCCAGATACCGGGAAATCGGGTTATTATCATTGCTGTCGCCGGTGTTCAGCCGGGAATCAGGCACTTTGAACCCTACGCGCATTACGACCGGGTCTTCATATCTGCCATAAGCAGCAGTTTCGGCGGCACCGCCGCCCGGTTCGCTCCCTGCGGAATCCGACGGCCCCCTGCTGCCTTGGCATGCCGGCAGACAAAGCAGCAGCAAGGCGGAGATGTAAACAGTAAGCCTCTTCGTCAAGTCCTCATCCCCTCCGCACGGTATTCACTCGGCAGCTTGCCGACCCGATCCCGGAACAGCCTGCTGAAATAACGGTCATCCTCAAAGCCTGATTTGCAGGCAATCTCGCAAATGGGTTCATTACTTTCAAGCAGCAGCGATTTGGCCAGATTCAGACGCATCTCCCGCAGACTCTCCCCAAAGCTCTCCCCGGCAAAGCGGGCGAAGCATTGGCTGAAATAGCCGCGGCTCATATTGACAGCGGCTGCAACATCGCTTTGATTGATTTTGTCCCCGGCATGGCTTCGCATATAACGGACAGCACGGATGAGGCAGAGCATCACCTCTTTGCTCAGGCCCAGCTCAATCATCCGCCGCTGCGCATGATCGGAGAACTGCCGCAGCCAGTGTTTCCATTGGCACCAGTTCAGGTTATTCCCTGCCGCCGCTTGCAGCTGCGCCGTCTCCTCGGGCTTCAGCAGCAGAGCCCCCCAATTCCCGAGCAGTGCATACCCAAAGTCGGAAACCCGCTGCGGTGAAGGCTGCTGTGTCACTACTCCGGCCATAAAAGTCTCCCATCCGCCCCGGTCTATCGTCCATCTGAGATTCAGTGCTCCTTGTAGTACATCTTTCTCATCACTGAAGATCGTTGCTTCTGATGCCATTACTTTAAGCTCGGCATAGTTCAGTCTGGCCGGTTCCTCGGCTCCGCCGGAATAGAACAGCGCATGTTGCGCTGACAGCCCTAGGATCTTCTCCACTTCCTGCAGGCTTTGATCCCGCAGTCCGCTCACCAGCGCCGTCTGCCAGCGGCTCCCAAGCACTTGCTTGAGCTCACGGCTGCCATCTTCCTCCGCAAACCGCTGGTGCAGCGGCGTGATCCACATGTCCTGAAAAGTGATCAGCGGATGGTTCTTCACCACCGAGAGCTGAAACAGCTCTTCCTCGCTGGCCCGGGGGTCCAGCGGCAGATAGAGCAGCGCCTTGTCCGCAGCGATAATCCTGCCCTCGCTGCGGCTAAGCGACTCCCGGTTGCTGTCCTCCCATTTGATCCGTTCAACCAAACGGCGGATCGTCTCATCCGCATTTTCCACCTCCAGCAGTGTCTTCACGATGTAATCAACCGCACCCAGGCGCAGCGCCTCCTGCACATAATCAAATTCATGATGGCAGGTCAGCACTACACAGCGGATAGCTGGGAACCGCTGCCGCACCTGCCGGATGAGATCAAACCCGGACATCCCCGGCATCGTGAGATCGACAAACAGCAAATCGGTCTCCTGCTCGCGGAGCAGGGCCAGCGCGGCGTTGCCGTCCCCGGCCTCGCCGACAATGACAACTCCAAAGGACGACCAGTCAATCAGCGAGATGAAGCCTTTGCGCACAAGCCGCTCGTCATCGACCACAACAGCCTTAATCATCGAAGTCCTCCTTGCTTTTCTTAGGTATGATAATGGATACACATGTGCCTTCCCCCGGGTTGCTGGCAATTTGCAGCGTCATCTGCTCTCCGTAATACATCCTCAGCATCCGCATGACGTAGGAGAAGCCGATGCCGAGTCCCCGCTTTCTGGCACCGTCATCCGAGAGCAGCTCTTCAATCTTGTCAGGGGCCATTCCCGTTCCGTTATCCTTCACACACAGCAGAATTTCATCTACATCATGCGCAGTAATTATAACCTCGACCTTCCCGTTATCGCTGAGCCCGTGATAAATCGAATTTTCGACCAGCGGCTGAAGC carries:
- a CDS encoding extracellular solute-binding protein produces the protein MTKRLTVYISALLLLCLPACQGSRGPSDSAGSEPGGGAAETAAYGRYEDPVVMRVGFKVPDSRLNTGDSNDNNPISRYLESLTNIRVIHSWEAKGEEPFNQKVQLAIDSNDLPDAVVVDRDQLKKLIDSDMIADLTATYEQYGSELIKDMYDSTKGEALGDASRNGKLYGLPNVAINADSLSLLWIRQDWLDKLELPAPRTFEDIEAIAKAFVERDPDGNGKRDTLGLSAYKNIVYGTKPHVNGLDSVFSAFHAFPTNWIRTGSGEIVYGSVAPETKEALAKLADWYKRGLIDPEFALYKETQEPIISGNAGMFFGPWWMPYYPLSEAVALDTKAEWRAYAAPLDSAGKFVAHMAPVTDRYLVVRKGYEHPEAVMKLLNVFTRLERRRDPNTGEVKKLDDFSAQTGIQPRAYYPFDLLIDYSGAIEKHYADIQQALHGKIDPDLLDPDTRVIYERWLAEEEQPKKNLEGWKAANSYKYGAAVLSTTAIEGVRSVFYGSTAHMQSVWPALQKLESETFLNIIVGDTPVSSFDTFVAEWKRQGGDQITQEVNVIVKSREAEQMSDMAE
- a CDS encoding response regulator transcription factor, which codes for MIKAVVVDDERLVRKGFISLIDWSSFGVVIVGEAGDGNAALALLREQETDLLFVDLTMPGMSGFDLIRQVRQRFPAIRCVVLTCHHEFDYVQEALRLGAVDYIVKTLLEVENADETIRRLVERIKWEDSNRESLSRSEGRIIAADKALLYLPLDPRASEEELFQLSVVKNHPLITFQDMWITPLHQRFAEEDGSRELKQVLGSRWQTALVSGLRDQSLQEVEKILGLSAQHALFYSGGAEEPARLNYAELKVMASEATIFSDEKDVLQGALNLRWTIDRGGWETFMAGVVTQQPSPQRVSDFGYALLGNWGALLLKPEETAQLQAAAGNNLNWCQWKHWLRQFSDHAQRRMIELGLSKEVMLCLIRAVRYMRSHAGDKINQSDVAAAVNMSRGYFSQCFARFAGESFGESLREMRLNLAKSLLLESNEPICEIACKSGFEDDRYFSRLFRDRVGKLPSEYRAEGMRT